Proteins from one Nitrobacteraceae bacterium AZCC 2146 genomic window:
- a CDS encoding guanine deaminase (product_source=KO:K01487; cath_funfam=3.40.140.10; cog=COG0590; ko=KO:K01487; pfam=PF00383; superfamily=53927) produces MPKKLEFMRRAIEMARHATDSGSGGPFGCVIVKDGAIVAEGFNQVRLTKDPTAHGEMVGLRAAASKLGTADLSGCEIYNISIPCPMCLAALYWAKIDKIYYCCLPEDADAIGFDNVTIARHLQQPLEAQPIKSERIEELYDDALAAYHNSIVSTSK; encoded by the coding sequence ATGCCCAAAAAGCTTGAATTTATGCGGCGCGCGATTGAGATGGCGCGCCATGCCACGGACAGTGGCTCCGGCGGCCCGTTCGGATGCGTGATCGTCAAGGACGGCGCCATCGTTGCCGAGGGGTTCAACCAGGTCCGCCTGACCAAGGATCCGACCGCGCACGGCGAGATGGTCGGGCTGCGGGCCGCGGCAAGCAAACTCGGCACGGCCGATCTCTCGGGCTGCGAGATCTACAACATCTCGATCCCGTGCCCGATGTGCCTGGCGGCGCTCTACTGGGCCAAAATCGACAAGATTTACTACTGCTGCCTGCCGGAAGATGCCGACGCCATTGGCTTCGACAACGTCACGATCGCGCGCCATTTGCAGCAGCCGCTCGAGGCCCAGCCCATCAAATCCGAACGCATCGAAGAACTCTACGACGATGCGTTAGCAGCGTACCACAACTCGATTGTCTCAACCTCGAAATAG
- a CDS encoding DNA-binding transcriptional LysR family regulator (product_source=COG0583; cath_funfam=1.10.10.10,3.40.190.10; cog=COG0583; pfam=PF00126,PF03466; superfamily=46785,53850), whose translation MFKALATPLAYFAAVARLGSVRAAAEILRIAPSALSRQIRRMEDLAGLALFERLPRGVNLTPAGEILFSYVQRWEKDFSGLNDDLRSLAGLRAGTLRLATVEIATYSVVPRAIRALRDVMPGITVNTNVGVTDGVLRDVAEGKAEVGVVINMPKAAGVRSAWGVRTAVGAVVLPDHPLAQQQEARIADCLAYPIIMPDETLMVRSAIRRALERTRRGVRIAGTCNRIASIKGLAKAGVGVAFLVELDVFSEIEAGEFSFIKLKDRDIEAPYISLVVSKHDKLSPAAAKFLDLLKRELTPARDTSP comes from the coding sequence ATGTTCAAGGCACTGGCTACTCCGCTGGCTTATTTCGCTGCTGTCGCGCGCCTGGGGTCTGTGCGCGCAGCCGCGGAAATACTCCGGATCGCGCCATCGGCCCTCAGTCGGCAAATCCGGCGAATGGAGGATCTGGCGGGGTTGGCGTTGTTTGAACGGCTGCCGCGCGGGGTAAATCTCACCCCTGCCGGGGAAATCTTGTTCAGCTACGTCCAGCGTTGGGAGAAGGACTTCAGCGGTCTCAACGACGATCTGCGCAGCCTGGCTGGCCTTCGTGCCGGCACACTCAGACTAGCGACGGTGGAGATCGCGACCTACAGCGTCGTCCCCCGCGCCATTCGCGCACTGCGTGACGTCATGCCCGGCATCACCGTGAACACCAATGTCGGCGTGACGGACGGCGTGCTGCGTGACGTTGCCGAGGGAAAGGCCGAAGTCGGCGTGGTGATCAATATGCCGAAGGCCGCCGGCGTCCGGTCGGCGTGGGGTGTTCGAACGGCGGTCGGCGCGGTCGTGTTGCCGGATCATCCGCTGGCGCAACAACAGGAGGCACGCATTGCCGACTGTCTGGCCTATCCGATCATCATGCCGGATGAGACGTTGATGGTGCGTTCTGCGATCAGGCGCGCGCTCGAAAGAACGCGGCGGGGCGTTCGCATCGCCGGAACGTGCAATCGGATCGCTTCCATCAAGGGGCTTGCGAAGGCCGGCGTAGGCGTCGCTTTTCTGGTCGAACTCGACGTATTTTCCGAGATCGAGGCCGGCGAGTTCAGTTTTATCAAGCTCAAGGATCGCGACATCGAGGCACCGTACATCTCACTCGTCGTTTCCAAACACGACAAGCTGTCCCCGGCCGCGGCAAAATTCTTGGATCTTCTCAAACGCGAACTAACGCCTGCGAGGGATACAAGCCCGTAA
- a CDS encoding peptide/nickel transport system substrate-binding protein (product_source=KO:K02035; cath_funfam=3.10.105.10,3.40.190.10; cleavage_site_network=SignalP-noTM; cog=COG0747; ko=KO:K02035; pfam=PF00496; superfamily=53850) codes for MFRKLAIFALIGAFAAAPLPSLAQGRKNSVVMGMTLEPPGLDPTTAAAAAVAEVTLYNLYETLTKINEDGSVSPLLAESWQASDDLKTYTFKLRKGVKFHNGEPFDSAAVKFSFDRAAMPTSTNKDKSLYQAFESVTAPDADTIVVAVKYSEPNLPFLLGQASGSIVEPKSAPTDATQPVGTGPYTMGAWAKGSSITLNKWPDYRNAAAIKLSKVTIRFIGDPSAQVAALLSGDIDAFPRAAVARSLAQFKADPRFNVLVGGSKAKTIVGINERKKPLDDVRVRRAILAAIDRKAMIEGAVDGFGTPIGSFYTPGSQGYVDTTGINPYDPEKAKKLLAEAGVTTPLELSLRLPPPPYARQGGEILAAQLAKVGIIAKIENVEWAQWLSQVFAANGPHNFDLTIISHVEPFDLVKLTEPGHYLGYNSEAFNALYKQITATPAEADRAKLLGDAQRMLATDAVAGFLFQPQWITIASRKLKGVWKEVPQFENDFSAWSWE; via the coding sequence ATGTTTAGGAAACTAGCCATTTTTGCACTTATCGGCGCGTTCGCCGCCGCGCCGCTGCCGAGCCTGGCGCAGGGCAGGAAGAACAGCGTCGTCATGGGCATGACACTGGAGCCGCCGGGGCTCGATCCCACCACCGCAGCCGCTGCGGCGGTTGCCGAGGTCACGCTCTATAACCTCTATGAGACGTTGACCAAGATCAACGAGGACGGTTCGGTATCGCCCTTGCTCGCCGAGAGCTGGCAGGCGTCGGACGACCTGAAGACCTATACATTCAAGCTCCGCAAGGGCGTCAAATTCCACAATGGCGAGCCCTTCGACTCTGCCGCGGTGAAATTCTCGTTCGATCGCGCCGCGATGCCGACCAGCACCAACAAGGACAAGAGCCTGTACCAGGCCTTTGAATCGGTCACTGCTCCCGATGCGGATACGATCGTCGTCGCTGTGAAATATTCCGAACCGAACTTGCCGTTTCTGCTGGGGCAGGCGTCCGGTTCGATCGTCGAGCCGAAGAGCGCGCCGACTGATGCGACGCAGCCGGTTGGCACCGGACCCTATACGATGGGTGCCTGGGCCAAGGGATCGTCGATCACGCTGAATAAATGGCCCGACTACCGCAATGCCGCCGCGATCAAGCTTTCCAAGGTGACCATCCGCTTCATCGGCGATCCCTCCGCGCAGGTCGCGGCGCTGCTGTCGGGCGATATCGACGCGTTTCCACGAGCCGCAGTGGCGCGCAGCCTGGCGCAATTCAAGGCCGATCCGCGCTTCAATGTGCTGGTCGGTGGCTCCAAGGCCAAGACCATCGTCGGCATCAACGAACGCAAGAAGCCGCTCGACGACGTGCGGGTTCGCCGCGCCATTCTCGCCGCCATCGATCGCAAGGCGATGATCGAGGGCGCCGTCGATGGTTTTGGCACGCCGATCGGCAGCTTCTATACGCCGGGATCGCAGGGCTATGTCGACACCACAGGCATCAATCCCTACGATCCCGAAAAGGCCAAGAAGCTGCTCGCAGAAGCAGGCGTCACAACGCCGCTGGAGCTGAGCCTCAGGCTGCCGCCGCCACCTTATGCACGGCAGGGCGGGGAAATCCTCGCGGCCCAGCTCGCCAAGGTCGGCATTATTGCCAAGATCGAGAACGTGGAATGGGCGCAATGGCTGTCACAGGTCTTTGCCGCCAACGGCCCGCACAATTTCGATCTCACCATCATCTCGCATGTCGAGCCGTTCGATCTGGTGAAGCTGACCGAGCCCGGCCACTATCTCGGCTATAATTCCGAAGCGTTCAACGCGCTCTACAAGCAGATCACGGCAACGCCCGCAGAGGCCGATCGCGCCAAGCTGCTCGGTGACGCGCAGCGTATGCTGGCAACCGATGCGGTTGCCGGCTTTCTGTTCCAGCCGCAATGGATCACCATTGCGAGCAGGAAGCTGAAGGGGGTGTGGAAGGAAGTCCCGCAATTCGAAAACGACTTCTCCGCCTGGTCCTGGGAATAG
- a CDS encoding NitT/TauT family transport system ATP-binding protein (product_source=KO:K02049; cath_funfam=3.40.50.300; cog=COG1116; ko=KO:K02049; pfam=PF00005; smart=SM00382; superfamily=52540) — protein sequence MAASKPKRPYFVEMDDVGLVYPGRSPTVAVERLDLRITTGEFVAVVGPSGCGKSSLMKLTTGLVAPTRGGIIVNGREVSGPVTVVGMAFQNPTMLPWRNIISNVMLPLEIVPPHRGRIRRERQAYRDEAIELLKIVGLEGFADKYPWQLSGGMLQRASLCRALIHRPSLLMLDEPFGALDAFTREELWDVLQNIWQSRQFTVILVTHDLREAVYMADQVIVMSARPGRIVATHQIELPRPRSLDMSFEPRFVQQVQQLRQQIAKESGKAVVGSAAVVDGIEP from the coding sequence ATGGCCGCCAGCAAGCCGAAGCGCCCCTATTTCGTCGAGATGGATGACGTGGGTCTCGTCTACCCCGGGCGCAGTCCGACGGTTGCCGTGGAGCGGCTCGACCTGCGCATCACCACAGGAGAGTTTGTCGCCGTTGTCGGTCCGTCCGGATGCGGAAAATCGTCGTTGATGAAGTTGACGACGGGGCTGGTAGCTCCGACACGTGGCGGCATCATCGTGAACGGCCGCGAGGTGAGCGGTCCGGTCACGGTCGTCGGGATGGCTTTTCAGAATCCCACGATGCTGCCGTGGCGCAACATTATCTCCAATGTGATGCTGCCTCTCGAGATCGTGCCGCCGCATCGCGGCCGGATTCGTCGCGAGCGCCAGGCCTATCGTGACGAAGCGATTGAGTTGTTGAAGATCGTGGGGCTTGAGGGTTTTGCCGACAAATATCCTTGGCAGCTCTCTGGCGGGATGTTGCAACGCGCTTCGCTCTGCCGCGCACTGATTCACCGGCCATCCTTGCTGATGCTGGATGAGCCGTTCGGCGCGCTGGATGCCTTCACGCGCGAGGAATTGTGGGACGTGCTGCAGAATATCTGGCAGAGCCGCCAGTTCACGGTCATCCTGGTGACTCATGATCTGCGCGAAGCCGTTTACATGGCAGACCAGGTCATCGTGATGTCGGCACGCCCCGGTCGCATCGTCGCCACTCATCAGATTGAATTGCCCCGCCCGCGCTCCCTCGACATGTCGTTCGAACCGCGCTTCGTGCAGCAAGTCCAACAGTTGCGCCAGCAGATTGCCAAGGAAAGCGGAAAGGCCGTGGTGGGCTCGGCGGCCGTCGTCGACGGAATTGAGCCGTGA
- a CDS encoding NitT/TauT family transport system substrate-binding protein (product_source=KO:K02051; cath_funfam=3.40.190.10; cleavage_site_network=SignalP-noTM; cog=COG0715; ko=KO:K02051; pfam=PF09084; superfamily=53850) encodes MRPFILGLMGLSLLSPIQASYAADVPVRFSLDWVFDGATAEVLQAEAKGYFKDEGLAVTVDRGYGAGDTISKIASGAYQFAIGDVTALIEYNALHPDQPLVGVMMLYDKSAFSIITTTDKNIKTIADLKDRQIGALTNETMSRLFPTLAKLNGLDPARAPLQNVSGQIRDTLLRTGKVDAVIGFFTTTSFNLETNGVPKDQVRYFKYTDHGLDLYGSAIIAKADYVSQNPKVVVGMVKALTHGLIDTIKNPAATIPLVKARNSLIDDAIELRRLEFTLKEIIVTPHVQANGLGGVDQARLAKHIDIVTEALALPAKPSASSVFTTEFLPSADLRRIPK; translated from the coding sequence ATGCGGCCATTCATTCTCGGGCTAATGGGACTGTCGCTCCTGTCGCCGATCCAGGCTTCATATGCCGCCGATGTCCCGGTGCGTTTCAGTCTGGATTGGGTCTTCGACGGTGCCACCGCCGAGGTCTTGCAGGCCGAAGCCAAGGGCTACTTCAAGGATGAAGGCCTGGCGGTCACCGTCGATCGCGGATACGGCGCCGGCGACACCATCTCCAAAATCGCGTCAGGCGCTTATCAGTTTGCTATCGGCGACGTTACCGCACTGATCGAATACAACGCGCTTCATCCCGATCAGCCGCTCGTCGGCGTCATGATGCTGTACGACAAATCGGCGTTCAGCATCATCACCACGACGGACAAGAACATCAAAACCATTGCCGATCTCAAGGATCGGCAAATCGGTGCCCTCACCAACGAAACCATGAGCCGGTTGTTTCCGACCCTCGCCAAACTGAATGGTCTCGATCCGGCCAGGGCGCCGTTGCAGAATGTGAGCGGTCAGATTCGCGATACCCTGCTTCGCACCGGCAAGGTCGATGCGGTCATTGGCTTCTTCACGACGACCAGCTTCAACCTGGAAACCAATGGCGTGCCGAAGGACCAGGTGCGCTATTTCAAGTATACCGATCACGGACTCGATCTTTACGGTAGCGCGATCATCGCCAAGGCCGACTATGTCAGCCAGAATCCAAAGGTCGTCGTGGGCATGGTCAAGGCCCTCACGCATGGATTGATCGATACAATCAAGAATCCGGCGGCCACCATCCCGCTGGTTAAGGCGCGCAACAGTCTCATCGATGACGCCATCGAGTTGCGTCGTCTTGAATTCACGCTGAAGGAGATCATCGTGACGCCGCATGTGCAAGCAAACGGCCTGGGCGGTGTCGATCAGGCGCGACTTGCCAAGCATATCGACATCGTGACGGAAGCGCTGGCGCTTCCCGCCAAGCCTTCGGCCTCGTCGGTCTTCACCACGGAATTTCTGCCGTCGGCCGATCTGCGACGCATTCCCAAGTGA
- a CDS encoding peptide/nickel transport system ATP-binding protein (product_source=KO:K02032; cath_funfam=3.40.50.300; cog=COG4608; ko=KO:K02032; pfam=PF00005,PF08352; smart=SM00382; superfamily=52540; tigrfam=TIGR01727), with protein sequence MTMLDQATPPADLPLLDVKDLSQRYTLPRESMFKPAGQVHALNGVTAQVMAGRSLGVVGESGSGKSTFARLVMALEQPSSGSVSLMGRDLNQMPADELRRARRDFQMVFQDPYGSLDPRQSIARIVAEPLTALGRMDRATLRQRVATVLRQVGLRDADMDKFPHEFSGGQRQRIAIARALITQPKLIIADEPVSALDVSVQAQVLNLLQDLQDEFGLSYVLISHDLAVVDYLCDEIAVMYLGRIVEQGRPEDLFAHCAHPYTRALLEAVPRAQAGGVRRRRGAQAIASQSAGATGCPYALRCALADQHCREIAPVLRKVGPAQLAACHHAEAVMALPPVSSEES encoded by the coding sequence ATGACCATGCTGGACCAGGCGACACCGCCCGCCGACCTGCCACTGCTCGATGTGAAGGATCTGTCGCAGCGCTACACGCTGCCACGGGAAAGTATGTTCAAGCCGGCCGGGCAGGTGCATGCGCTCAATGGCGTCACCGCGCAGGTGATGGCAGGCCGCAGCCTCGGCGTGGTCGGCGAATCCGGATCGGGCAAGTCGACCTTTGCGCGGCTCGTGATGGCGCTGGAGCAGCCGTCGTCAGGTTCGGTGTCGCTCATGGGTCGCGACCTGAACCAGATGCCGGCGGACGAACTTCGCCGCGCCCGGCGGGATTTCCAGATGGTGTTTCAGGATCCCTATGGGTCGCTCGATCCCCGTCAGTCGATTGCGCGTATCGTCGCCGAGCCGCTTACTGCGCTCGGGCGAATGGATCGCGCCACGCTGCGTCAGCGCGTCGCGACGGTGCTGCGGCAGGTCGGGCTGCGCGACGCCGACATGGACAAGTTTCCGCACGAATTCTCCGGCGGTCAGCGCCAGCGCATCGCGATCGCGCGCGCGCTGATCACCCAACCGAAGCTGATCATTGCCGACGAACCGGTCAGCGCTCTCGACGTGTCCGTGCAGGCCCAGGTACTTAATCTCCTTCAGGACCTGCAGGATGAGTTCGGGTTGAGCTACGTCCTGATCAGCCACGATCTTGCGGTCGTCGATTATCTCTGCGATGAGATTGCGGTGATGTATCTCGGGCGAATTGTCGAGCAGGGCCGGCCCGAGGATCTGTTCGCGCACTGCGCCCATCCTTATACGCGCGCGCTGCTCGAGGCCGTTCCGCGCGCGCAGGCCGGCGGCGTGCGCCGGCGTCGCGGTGCGCAGGCGATCGCCTCGCAGTCCGCGGGCGCAACGGGGTGCCCCTACGCTTTACGCTGTGCGTTGGCCGACCAGCACTGTCGCGAGATCGCGCCTGTGCTACGCAAGGTGGGTCCGGCGCAGCTTGCTGCGTGCCATCACGCCGAGGCGGTGATGGCATTGCCTCCGGTGTCGTCGGAGGAGAGTTAG